From a single Candoia aspera isolate rCanAsp1 chromosome 10, rCanAsp1.hap2, whole genome shotgun sequence genomic region:
- the LOC134503545 gene encoding galectin-4-like, with product MAIEFETLGMPYNRAVPLGLEVDSWVLLEGLIPKQSKGFHVNFAYGQFRGADIPLKFELQFKRTPPASARSILSLNSFANQWGKEIRMETHLQQGQRFKLRFIVTSRGYKIMENSILLSEFEHRLSPKAVRFLEMDGEIKLEKVAFSWERNRETRNPRFGEG from the exons GGCATGCCGTACAACCGGGCGGTCCCGCTGGGCCTGGAGGTGGACTCCTGGGTGCTGCTGGAAGGCCTCATTCCGAAGCAAAGCAAAGG GTTTCATGTGAACTTTGCCTATGGGCAGTTCCGTGGGGCCGACATCCCTCTGAAGTTCGAACTCCAGTTCAAGAGGACCCCACCTGCCTCTGCCAGGTCCATCCTGAGTCTCAACAGCTTTGCAAATCAGTGGGGGAAGGAGATCCGGATGGAAACTCACCTGCAGCAAGGCCAAAGGTTCAAGCTTCGTTTCATCGTCACCAGCAGAGGTTACAAG ataaTGGAGAACAGCATCTTGCTTTCAGAGTTTGAGCACCGCCTTTCGCCCAAGGCCGTCCGTTTCCTGGAAATGGACGGGGAGATCAAGCTGGAGAAAGTAGCCTTCAGCTGGGAGAGGAACAGGGAAACCAGGAACCCGCGGTTTGGCGAAGGCTGA